AAATTTCCTATCGGTTACTTCGGGCACTTCGGTAAAATATTCATGGGCATCATAAACTAGCTTCTTGCCTTTAATGTTTGATACTAAAGCATGGGGTAATATTGTATCTGCATCTATGGCACCATATATATCGAACTTATTGAACAACAAAAAAAAGAATAACCTAATATTATACTCTGCATAAAAAGGCATGCCCTTATTAAATATACATTTGATGCGTTTTTGTCTATATACTTTCTCATCAAGTGGTTTACTACTTTTCAGCAATCTACCTACTAATAAAATATCATAACCATGCGATGACAAGGTGCCGCATATCCTTTGCATACGTTGGTCGTAGCTAAGGTCATTGATGACGGTAAAAACTATTTTTTTACCTGAGTTCAAATAAAGATATTTTTTATATGTTCATTTAGCCCCTCTATATCTCCTCTGAGGGGAGACTGATTCCTATAAATTTTTGGCATTATCTTCAATTATGAAATATCCAATTATTATATCATCATTATTTGCAGATCGTCTGCAATTACCAATCTCCCTAAAGTTTTTGCTTTCACTTCTTCCACGGTTACGTCGGGTGCAATTTCTACCAATTTAAACCCTTCGGGTGTGATCTCGAACATGCCTAATTCGGTCACTACTTTTTTCACACATGCTACACCCGTAATAGGCAAATCGCATTTGGAGAGCAACTTACTTTCGCCCGCTTTATTTATATGTTGCATCGCTACTATTATATTATCAGCCGAGGCCACCAAGTCCATCGCACCGCCCATCCCTTTCACCATTTTTCCGGGAATTTTCCAGTTGGCTATATCACCTTTATCGCTCACTTCCATTGCACCTAACACAGTGAGATGAACGTGTCCACCACGTATCATGGCGA
This genomic stretch from Bacteroidota bacterium harbors:
- a CDS encoding CoA transferase subunit B codes for the protein MLDKNQIAKRIAREFKDGYYVNLGIGIPTLVANYIPEGINVVLQSENGMLGMGPFPFEGEEDPDLINAGKQTITTIAGSSFFDSVTSFAMIRGGHVHLTVLGAMEVSDKGDIANWKIPGKMVKGMGGAMDLVASADNIIVAMQHINKAGESKLLSKCDLPITGVACVKKVVTELGMFEITPEGFKLVEIAPDVTVEEVKAKTLGRLVIADDLQIMMI